From a single Francisella halioticida genomic region:
- a CDS encoding HesB/IscA family protein codes for MVEVFDPNNNILEVTQAAAKHFEKHLAKDSTSIGIYVGTKVMGCSGLAYDIDFVAKQPDSTIEVNQHGLKFFVSSKSMDFLNGLKVDYVKHDFGLYKLEYTNPNESARCGCGESFTV; via the coding sequence ATGGTTGAAGTTTTTGATCCTAACAATAATATTTTAGAAGTTACTCAAGCAGCAGCTAAACATTTTGAAAAACATTTAGCGAAAGATTCTACAAGTATAGGAATATATGTAGGTACAAAAGTTATGGGTTGCTCAGGTTTAGCTTATGATATTGATTTTGTAGCTAAACAGCCAGATTCTACAATAGAAGTAAATCAGCATGGTTTGAAATTTTTCGTATCTAGTAAATCGATGGATTTTTTAAATGGTCTAAAAGTTGATTATGTTAAGCATGATTTTGGTTTATATAAGTTAGAGTATACCAATCCAAATGAGTCAGCGCGCTGTGGGTGTGGTGAAAGTTTTACAGTTTAG
- the sufT gene encoding putative Fe-S cluster assembly protein SufT, giving the protein MKTTDVTIVRRQVKAIAVPFGNEIELMPGQEALVTQDKGGSFTLNVNGNLLHLDGKDADAIGKQVVKYPVEGYNIKPGDPINMDAIWDQMKTVYDPEIPVNIVDLGLIYNVVTRKLENGNFHVIVDMTLTAPGCGMGPVLMTDVERRVAMLPNVDKVDVVMVFDPPWNSELMTEEAKLELGLF; this is encoded by the coding sequence ATGAAAACAACAGATGTAACTATAGTTAGACGGCAGGTTAAAGCAATAGCAGTACCTTTTGGTAATGAAATTGAACTTATGCCTGGCCAAGAAGCTTTAGTAACGCAAGATAAGGGTGGTAGCTTTACATTAAATGTAAATGGTAATCTTCTTCATTTAGATGGTAAAGATGCTGATGCTATAGGTAAACAAGTGGTTAAATATCCTGTTGAAGGATATAATATTAAACCAGGAGATCCTATAAACATGGATGCTATTTGGGATCAAATGAAAACTGTTTATGATCCTGAAATACCTGTAAATATAGTCGATCTTGGTTTGATTTATAATGTTGTTACCAGAAAGCTGGAAAATGGTAACTTTCATGTTATTGTGGATATGACCCTTACAGCACCAGGTTGTGGTATGGGCCCAGTTCTTATGACAGATGTTGAAAGGCGTGTAGCAATGTTACCAAATGTTGATAAGGTTGATGTTGTTATGGTTTTCGATCCACCTTGGAATTCTGAACTTATGACAGAAGAAGCAAAACTAGAATTAGGATTATTCTAA
- the coaD gene encoding pantetheine-phosphate adenylyltransferase gives MSNIVIYPGTFDPITNGHIDLVDRALNIFDEIVVAVSTAYAKNTLFNLEHRERMIKEAFKRNQKVKVVSFEGLLVDTAVKYGACAIVRGLRAVSDFDYEFQMSAMNNKLNSDIQTIFLTPSEKFSCISSTLVRAVAVHNYKRVDEFVPECVFREIEFKYSNKG, from the coding sequence ATGAGTAACATAGTAATTTATCCTGGAACTTTTGATCCCATAACAAATGGACATATTGATTTGGTAGATCGAGCTTTAAATATATTTGATGAAATAGTAGTTGCAGTATCAACAGCATATGCTAAAAATACTCTTTTTAATTTAGAGCATAGAGAGCGGATGATTAAAGAGGCTTTTAAAAGAAACCAAAAAGTTAAAGTTGTTAGTTTTGAAGGTCTGCTTGTGGATACCGCAGTTAAATATGGCGCTTGTGCGATTGTACGAGGCTTGCGTGCGGTATCTGATTTTGATTATGAGTTTCAAATGTCTGCCATGAACAATAAGTTAAATAGTGATATTCAAACTATATTTTTAACCCCAAGTGAAAAGTTTTCATGTATATCTTCAACTTTAGTTAGAGCTGTTGCTGTGCATAATTATAAGCGTGTTGATGAATTTGTTCCAGAATGTGTGTTTCGGGAAATAGAATTTAAATATAGTAATAAAGGTTAA
- a CDS encoding YfhL family 4Fe-4S dicluster ferredoxin — protein MALLITDDCINCDICEPECPNEAIFQGEEYYEIDPNKCTECVGHFSESQCTKVCPIRCIITDSNRVETQ, from the coding sequence ATGGCTTTATTAATTACTGATGACTGTATAAACTGTGATATTTGTGAACCAGAATGTCCAAATGAGGCTATATTTCAAGGTGAAGAATATTATGAAATTGATCCTAATAAATGTACAGAGTGTGTGGGACATTTCTCAGAGTCTCAATGTACTAAAGTTTGTCCAATTAGATGTATAATTACTGATTCAAATAGAGTAGAGACTCAATAA
- a CDS encoding OmpA family protein — protein MKLRNIVMATSVLLGTATMSFAASSDNTDTSAKTDTAATTTSTTTSGFESNTFIKPFANTYSSITNENNTWGPQDRTGQWYLGVGASGLAGTANSPSGAAANFTLGYNLNKYFAVQYFQLVGKDFAGLGEGVVNFSNSTMFTPYMVGGAGWANLAGKATGAWDVGGGLKFELSRDVQASVDYRYIQTMAPTSISGANGQAGTNVIGAGLTWFFGGKANPNNDTANIHDSGAKTAAQTTAIPTVDESKYLLPQGIKQCTGNFNLTKDGVACYTVDGSDVTVYLDTKFAYDSANLNQRGKDAISSFVKFVKGSNIASVTIKGYASQGQTGQEFELYNQKLSEKRAEAVSNYIKEVGLDSSKVITKGFGYTSTLKGIKKSDARNQRVQASVSAPLKEDK, from the coding sequence ATGAAACTAAGAAATATCGTTATGGCTACATCTGTGCTATTAGGCACAGCTACAATGTCTTTTGCAGCTAGCTCTGATAATACAGATACATCAGCTAAAACTGATACAGCAGCAACTACTACTAGTACTACTACTAGTGGATTTGAGTCAAATACTTTCATCAAACCTTTTGCAAACACATATAGCTCTATAACAAATGAAAATAATACTTGGGGACCTCAAGATAGAACTGGTCAATGGTATTTAGGTGTCGGAGCTAGTGGTCTTGCTGGAACTGCTAACTCACCTTCAGGTGCAGCGGCTAACTTCACTCTTGGTTATAACTTAAATAAATATTTCGCAGTTCAATATTTCCAATTAGTAGGTAAAGATTTTGCCGGTTTAGGTGAAGGTGTTGTTAACTTTAGTAATAGTACTATGTTTACTCCGTATATGGTTGGTGGTGCTGGTTGGGCTAACCTGGCTGGTAAAGCTACAGGAGCTTGGGATGTCGGTGGAGGTCTTAAGTTTGAACTATCAAGAGATGTACAAGCTAGCGTGGATTATAGATATATACAAACTATGGCTCCAACTAGTATTTCAGGGGCTAATGGTCAAGCAGGAACTAATGTGATTGGTGCTGGTCTAACATGGTTCTTTGGTGGAAAAGCTAACCCTAATAATGACACTGCTAACATACACGATAGTGGTGCTAAAACAGCAGCTCAAACTACAGCAATACCAACAGTAGATGAGTCTAAATATCTACTTCCACAAGGTATTAAACAATGTACAGGCAACTTCAATTTAACCAAAGATGGTGTTGCATGTTATACTGTAGATGGTAGTGATGTAACGGTTTATTTAGATACTAAGTTTGCATATGATAGTGCAAATTTAAATCAAAGAGGTAAGGATGCTATATCGTCTTTTGTTAAGTTTGTAAAAGGTAGCAATATTGCTTCTGTAACTATTAAAGGATATGCTTCTCAGGGTCAAACAGGACAAGAGTTTGAATTATATAATCAAAAACTTTCTGAAAAGAGAGCAGAAGCAGTTTCTAATTATATAAAAGAGGTAGGTCTAGATAGTAGTAAAGTAATAACAAAAGGTTTTGGTTACACTAGTACTTTAAAAGGTATTAAAAAGTCGGATGCTCGTAATCAACGTGTTCAAGCTAGTGTTTCAGCACCTTTAAAAGAAGATAAGTAG
- the asnS gene encoding asparagine--tRNA ligase: MTQYYSNKELFNSCDLIGQLVTVKGWVRSRRDSKAGFSFVAVHDGSCFDPIQAIVPNSVENYSEEVLKLTKDCSVAITGELIASQGKGQSVEIQAQKVEVYGWVENPETYPVSPKRHTMEHLREVAHLRTRTNIIGVVARVRNQLANAVHSFLCEKGFLWVNTPILTSNDCEGAGDLFRVSTLDSLNPPINDQGKVDFKEDFFGRETFLTVSGQLNVESYCCSLSKVYTFGPTFRAENSNTSRHLAEFWMIEPEIAFADLNDDANLAEDMLKSVIQKVMSNCEDDLKFLNQFVQKGLLDKLNNVVDKGFVRVEYTYAIDILKQSGQNFEYPVEWGVDLQSEHERFLCEKHFNAPVVIMNYPKDIKAFYMRLNDDGKTVAAMDVLVPGIGEIIGGSQREERLDILDKRIEEMNIDSSALGWYRDLRRYGTVPHSGFGLGVERLLGYVTGVPNIRELIPFPRTPGNAKF, translated from the coding sequence ATGACACAATACTATTCTAATAAAGAGTTGTTTAACTCTTGTGACTTAATTGGACAACTTGTAACAGTGAAGGGTTGGGTTCGAAGTCGTAGAGATTCTAAAGCAGGATTTTCTTTTGTAGCTGTTCATGATGGGTCCTGTTTTGATCCTATTCAAGCGATTGTTCCAAATTCAGTTGAAAATTATTCAGAAGAAGTTTTAAAATTAACAAAAGATTGCTCAGTTGCGATTACTGGTGAACTGATTGCTTCACAAGGTAAAGGACAAAGTGTTGAGATTCAAGCTCAAAAAGTGGAGGTTTATGGTTGGGTAGAAAATCCTGAAACATATCCTGTTTCACCAAAACGTCATACTATGGAGCATTTACGTGAAGTTGCACATCTTCGTACTAGGACAAATATTATAGGTGTAGTAGCAAGAGTTAGAAATCAGCTAGCAAATGCCGTGCATAGCTTCTTATGTGAAAAAGGTTTTCTTTGGGTGAATACTCCAATCCTAACTTCCAATGATTGTGAAGGTGCTGGTGATCTTTTTAGGGTATCAACTCTTGATAGTCTAAATCCTCCTATTAATGATCAAGGTAAAGTTGATTTTAAAGAAGATTTTTTTGGCCGAGAAACATTTTTGACAGTATCTGGACAGTTAAATGTTGAAAGTTATTGTTGCTCTTTATCAAAAGTTTATACTTTTGGCCCTACATTTCGTGCAGAGAACTCAAATACTAGTAGACATTTAGCGGAATTTTGGATGATTGAGCCTGAAATAGCTTTTGCTGATCTTAATGATGATGCTAATCTGGCTGAAGATATGCTTAAATCAGTTATTCAAAAAGTAATGAGCAATTGTGAAGATGATTTAAAATTCCTGAATCAATTTGTACAGAAAGGATTGTTAGATAAGTTAAATAATGTTGTTGATAAAGGATTTGTTAGAGTTGAATATACATATGCGATAGATATTTTAAAGCAATCAGGTCAAAATTTTGAATATCCAGTAGAGTGGGGAGTTGATTTACAATCTGAACATGAAAGGTTCTTATGCGAAAAGCATTTTAATGCCCCAGTTGTAATTATGAATTATCCAAAAGATATTAAAGCATTTTATATGCGTTTAAATGATGATGGCAAAACTGTTGCAGCTATGGATGTTTTAGTTCCAGGCATTGGAGAGATTATTGGTGGAAGCCAACGTGAAGAACGTTTAGATATTTTAGATAAGCGTATAGAGGAAATGAATATTGATAGTAGTGCACTAGGCTGGTATCGTGATTTACGTCGTTACGGAACTGTTCCTCATAGTGGTTTTGGACTAGGGGTTGAGAGATTATTAGGTTATGTTACTGGTGTACCGAATATTCGTGAGCTTATTCCTTTTCCACGTACACCTGGTAATGCAAAATTTTAG
- a CDS encoding transposase — protein MSNKRKIYTVEFKTKVVLEVLGKDQTITQLSVKYNITPKNINN, from the coding sequence ATGAGTAATAAGAGAAAAATATATACCGTTGAATTTAAGACTAAAGTTGTCTTGGAAGTATTGGGGAAAGATCAAACAATCACACAGTTATCAGTAAAATATAATATTACGCCCAAAAACATAAATAATTGA
- a CDS encoding IS3 family transposase produces MDPSKSVSQYKKDNAKLQTKIDQYSKKVGQLTIEKEFLEGKLVSLGLSDRKAMIDPKHKLSVVKQSFLLEVSRAGLYYKPVVNEHKEEVKAKLIQIHEEIPCYGYIKAHKQLIEDGFSICENTVQKYRKELGIKAILAVKKPNLNLSEPNKEHAIYSYKLKGLSILRPNQVWSTDITYIKTDAGTVYMAAIIDWYSKAVLSWEISNTMDSSLVMKVLNEALYKYGVPEIFNTDQGSQYTSNIHIQTLLDKKITISMDGKGRATDNICIERFWRSAKCERFYLNQYPGIVELRNDVDDYIDFYNNRRFHESINYKKPMEFYYDNLLEKRAA; encoded by the coding sequence ATGGATCCATCCAAATCAGTATCACAATATAAAAAAGACAATGCAAAGCTTCAAACCAAGATAGATCAGTATTCTAAGAAGGTTGGACAACTAACAATTGAGAAGGAATTTCTTGAGGGAAAGCTCGTAAGCTTGGGATTATCTGATAGAAAAGCGATGATTGATCCTAAGCATAAATTATCTGTTGTAAAACAAAGTTTCTTATTAGAAGTTTCTAGAGCTGGTTTATATTACAAGCCTGTGGTTAACGAACATAAAGAAGAAGTAAAAGCAAAGCTTATACAGATACATGAGGAGATTCCCTGCTACGGCTATATAAAAGCTCATAAGCAATTAATAGAAGATGGGTTTAGCATCTGTGAGAACACAGTACAAAAGTATCGTAAAGAGTTAGGCATCAAAGCTATATTGGCGGTGAAAAAACCAAACTTAAACTTATCTGAACCTAACAAAGAGCATGCTATTTATAGTTACAAACTAAAAGGTTTAAGCATATTGAGACCTAATCAAGTTTGGTCTACAGATATTACATATATTAAGACTGATGCTGGCACAGTTTATATGGCAGCTATTATTGATTGGTACTCTAAGGCTGTACTAAGTTGGGAGATATCCAACACTATGGATAGTAGTTTAGTTATGAAAGTTTTAAATGAAGCTCTGTATAAATATGGAGTACCAGAAATATTTAACACTGATCAAGGTAGCCAGTACACATCTAACATTCATATCCAAACATTATTGGATAAAAAAATTACTATATCTATGGATGGTAAAGGTAGAGCAACTGATAACATTTGCATCGAAAGATTTTGGAGAAGTGCTAAATGTGAGAGATTTTATTTAAATCAATATCCTGGCATTGTTGAACTAAGAAACGATGTGGATGATTATATAGATTTTTATAATAATAGAAGATTTCATGAGTCTATCAATTATAAAAAACCTATGGAATTTTATTACGATAACTTATTGGAAAAACGGGCGGCTTAG
- a CDS encoding transposase — MSKKRVTYTADFKAKVIIELLEGDMTVNEIASKYDLLPKNVHNWKQ, encoded by the coding sequence ATGAGTAAAAAAAGAGTAACGTATACAGCTGATTTTAAAGCTAAAGTAATTATAGAATTGCTAGAAGGAGATATGACAGTTAATGAGATAGCAAGTAAGTATGATTTACTTCCTAAAAACGTGCATAATTGGAAGCAGTAA
- a CDS encoding transposase, with translation MSNKRKIYTVEFKTKVVLEVLGKDQTITQLSVKYNITPKNINNWKTAFLENAELAMDPSKSIMSPKKATDFRKIFIPRC, from the coding sequence ATGAGTAATAAGAGAAAAATATATACCGTTGAATTTAAGACTAAAGTTGTCTTGGAAGTATTGGGGAAAGATCAAACAATCACACAGTTATCAGTAAAATATAATATTACGCCCAAAAACATAAATAATTGGAAAACAGCCTTTTTAGAAAATGCTGAGTTGGCAATGGATCCATCCAAATCTATAATGTCCCCAAAAAAAGCTACTGATTTTAGAAAGATTTTTATTCCTAGATGTTAA
- a CDS encoding glycerophosphodiester phosphodiesterase family protein encodes MKVDKFISHRGNNIDFIENTIESFIDAKNHGFKWFETDVQMSSDGELFLFHDKTPQKFTRCTKNVTEMTILELQKLELTHPIASQKSKILTLRDYLNWADKHDVFTNLEFKIINTCFKYKTNLVFNTLNLLREYPRQKDRILISSFSDVVMSSLEQNYTYQKGKLFETSDWGKDFEYLSTELYKNFVKNDYIALIVNYECLNKDRVAYIKELFGKIFVYSVHTDDEVRNLLSWNVDALFIDKKEQLGLT; translated from the coding sequence ATGAAAGTCGATAAATTTATTTCTCATCGTGGAAATAATATAGATTTTATTGAAAATACAATAGAATCTTTTATAGATGCTAAAAATCATGGCTTTAAATGGTTTGAAACTGATGTGCAAATGAGCAGTGATGGAGAACTATTTTTGTTTCATGATAAAACACCGCAAAAATTTACACGATGTACAAAAAATGTTACAGAGATGACTATTTTAGAATTACAAAAATTAGAACTTACTCATCCAATAGCCAGCCAAAAATCTAAAATACTTACTCTTAGGGATTATCTTAACTGGGCTGATAAGCATGATGTTTTTACTAATTTAGAATTTAAAATTATAAATACCTGTTTTAAATATAAAACTAATTTAGTTTTTAATACTTTGAATCTTTTAAGAGAATACCCAAGACAAAAAGATAGGATATTAATTTCAAGCTTTTCTGATGTTGTGATGAGTTCCTTAGAACAGAATTATACATACCAAAAAGGTAAACTTTTTGAGACTTCTGATTGGGGTAAAGATTTTGAGTATTTAAGTACAGAGCTTTACAAAAATTTTGTAAAAAATGACTATATTGCCTTAATAGTAAATTATGAATGTTTAAATAAAGATAGAGTTGCTTATATCAAGGAATTATTTGGCAAGATTTTCGTCTATTCTGTGCATACTGATGATGAAGTCAGAAATCTTTTATCTTGGAATGTGGATGCTTTATTTATAGATAAAAAAGAACAGTTAGGTTTAACTTAG
- a CDS encoding competence/damage-inducible protein A, whose amino-acid sequence MKYNFGFIAIGDEITDGDITNTNSGVFAHHLITKDFNVGFHICCKDDSQDIISSLTFLKANHKNIITIGGLGPTEDDLTTQTVASFFGKELTLHQSSWQKLEKRMLTKYGKITLGTKKQATFPKSAEILPNNNGTANGFKLKFDTDRYIYVFPGPPKECIPMLESLNLINKQPHKKIIRKIWNVYNIGESFLAEKLEIIKSEYSFVTFKYRITESFVELKYFYPKRCPYSDKIINKIEEILKDYLS is encoded by the coding sequence ATGAAATATAATTTTGGCTTTATTGCTATTGGTGATGAAATAACTGATGGTGATATAACTAACACTAATTCAGGGGTATTTGCGCACCATTTAATTACTAAAGACTTTAATGTAGGATTTCATATTTGTTGTAAAGATGATTCACAAGACATTATTTCCAGCTTAACATTTTTAAAAGCAAACCATAAAAACATTATAACAATTGGCGGTTTAGGACCAACAGAAGATGATCTAACAACCCAAACAGTAGCAAGTTTCTTTGGTAAAGAACTTACCCTACACCAAAGTTCATGGCAAAAACTAGAAAAAAGAATGCTGACAAAATACGGCAAGATTACTTTAGGCACTAAGAAACAAGCAACTTTTCCTAAATCTGCAGAAATATTACCAAACAACAATGGTACAGCAAATGGATTTAAACTCAAATTCGATACGGATAGATATATATATGTTTTTCCAGGACCTCCTAAAGAATGTATTCCAATGCTTGAAAGCTTAAATCTAATAAATAAACAACCTCATAAAAAAATCATCCGCAAAATATGGAATGTATATAATATCGGAGAAAGTTTCTTAGCTGAGAAATTAGAGATTATAAAAAGCGAATACTCTTTTGTAACTTTTAAATACAGAATTACAGAATCATTTGTAGAGCTAAAATATTTTTATCCAAAAAGATGTCCTTATAGTGATAAAATAATAAATAAAATCGAAGAAATTTTAAAAGACTATCTAAGTTAA
- the cphA gene encoding cyanophycin synthetase translates to MKILATNVYVGPNIYANFPVIRHEIDLGILEKWPSAKIGKDFINKLIESLPGIQEHGCSYREHGGFVRRLKEDEGTWMGHIWEHVILELQGIAGSDVTYGRTRSTGEVGQYNMVYEYKQKDVGLRAMELARDLLLSLLPEHLKKEVSFSNDNFDFEYEKIRFIKFAQSKEFGPSTGSLVEAAKKRDIPYLRLNDHSLVQFGYGKYQQRIRATITGKTTSIAVDLSCDKEQTNTILSGLGLPMPKQRMVTSEEGALRAAKILGFPLVVKPLDGNHGRGISINLKTMEEIKEAFVEANKVSRYVLLEQFATGFDHRMLVVDGKLIAVAKRVPGHVVGDGKHTITELVDIVNEDPRRGVGHEKVLTKLELDYQAKTLLNTAGYDENTVLEDDQVFYLRSTANLSTGGTAIDVTDIVHPDNKDMAERAIKAIGLDVGGVDFLIDDISQSYHDIGGAICECNAAPGFRMHVAPSEGKPRDVAGAVVDMLIPKEFGNARIPIAAITGTNGKTTTSRMVAHMWKNAGKVVGLTTTDGVYINGKLTVSGDTTGPASAQMVLKDPSVEMAILETARGGLLRSGMGYDYCNVGACLNISSDHLGLKGVNTLDDLAKVKSIVVQAAKDVAILNADDPNVLKMSAKVTAKHIFYVTMNPGHALVKQHIRAGGKACIIEKGVNGDMITIFDNHVHIPVLWTHLIPATMEGKAIHNVQNSMFAIAISYSMGMSLDDVRDGLRTFVTSFYQAPGRMNWFEEHLFKVLMDYGHNPAAIKLVSQMVDNMEFAGKKICVLASPGDRRDQDIIEIAATAAPYYDYFICNRDDALRGRAPDEVPRILKESLISSGVSANNIETIESEKEAVDAALAMAEEGDLVVIFADKLKRTWKQIIYFDKDSEEVYKDEKPEKKEMFSASIIAQDASLSEEISEVIKAGIIADESGIRVVYEEEDND, encoded by the coding sequence ATGAAGATACTGGCTACTAATGTGTATGTTGGTCCGAATATTTATGCAAACTTTCCTGTTATAAGACATGAGATTGATCTTGGGATATTAGAAAAGTGGCCTTCAGCTAAAATAGGCAAAGATTTCATTAATAAACTTATAGAGAGTTTACCAGGAATTCAGGAGCATGGCTGTTCTTATAGAGAGCATGGTGGTTTTGTACGTAGACTTAAAGAAGACGAAGGTACTTGGATGGGCCATATCTGGGAGCATGTTATTCTTGAGCTTCAAGGCATAGCTGGTAGTGATGTAACTTATGGCCGTACAAGATCAACTGGAGAAGTTGGTCAGTACAATATGGTTTATGAATATAAACAAAAAGATGTAGGCTTAAGAGCTATGGAGCTTGCAAGAGATCTACTGCTTTCTTTACTGCCAGAACATCTTAAGAAAGAAGTTAGTTTTAGTAATGATAACTTTGATTTTGAATACGAAAAAATAAGATTTATAAAATTTGCTCAAAGCAAAGAGTTTGGACCAAGTACTGGCTCTTTAGTAGAAGCAGCTAAAAAAAGAGATATTCCGTATCTTCGTTTAAATGATCATTCTCTTGTTCAGTTTGGTTATGGTAAATATCAGCAAAGAATTAGAGCTACAATTACAGGTAAGACAACTAGTATTGCTGTTGATTTATCATGCGATAAAGAGCAAACAAATACGATTTTAAGTGGTTTAGGGCTTCCTATGCCAAAACAGAGGATGGTTACATCAGAAGAGGGTGCTTTGCGTGCGGCAAAGATTTTAGGTTTTCCTTTAGTTGTTAAACCATTAGATGGAAATCATGGTAGAGGTATTTCTATAAATCTAAAAACTATGGAAGAAATTAAAGAAGCTTTTGTCGAAGCTAATAAAGTTTCTCGATATGTTTTACTTGAACAGTTTGCAACTGGTTTTGATCACAGAATGTTAGTTGTGGATGGTAAATTAATAGCAGTTGCTAAAAGAGTTCCTGGACATGTTGTAGGTGACGGTAAGCATACAATTACAGAGCTTGTAGATATTGTTAACGAAGATCCTCGTAGAGGTGTAGGTCATGAGAAAGTTTTGACAAAGCTTGAGCTTGATTACCAAGCAAAAACTTTACTTAATACGGCAGGTTATGATGAAAATACAGTTTTAGAAGATGATCAGGTTTTTTACTTAAGATCAACAGCTAATCTATCAACAGGTGGTACTGCTATAGATGTAACAGATATTGTACACCCAGATAATAAAGACATGGCAGAAAGAGCTATTAAAGCTATAGGTCTTGATGTTGGAGGGGTTGATTTTCTTATTGATGATATTTCGCAATCATATCATGATATCGGTGGTGCTATCTGTGAATGTAATGCAGCTCCTGGTTTTAGAATGCATGTAGCTCCTAGTGAAGGTAAACCAAGAGATGTTGCCGGTGCAGTTGTAGATATGCTTATTCCAAAGGAGTTTGGTAATGCAAGAATACCAATTGCTGCAATTACAGGGACAAATGGTAAAACTACAACTTCACGTATGGTTGCTCATATGTGGAAAAATGCTGGTAAGGTTGTTGGTTTGACAACTACTGATGGTGTCTATATAAACGGTAAGCTTACTGTATCTGGAGATACTACAGGCCCAGCATCTGCTCAAATGGTTTTAAAAGATCCGTCTGTTGAGATGGCTATTTTAGAAACAGCTAGAGGTGGTTTGCTTAGAAGTGGTATGGGGTATGACTATTGTAATGTAGGCGCTTGTTTAAATATTTCATCTGATCATTTAGGATTAAAAGGTGTTAATACTTTAGATGATTTAGCAAAAGTTAAGAGTATTGTTGTCCAGGCAGCAAAAGATGTAGCAATTTTAAATGCTGATGATCCTAATGTATTAAAAATGTCAGCAAAAGTTACAGCTAAACATATTTTCTATGTGACAATGAATCCAGGGCATGCTTTGGTTAAACAACATATCCGAGCTGGTGGTAAAGCTTGTATTATTGAGAAGGGTGTTAATGGTGATATGATTACGATTTTTGATAATCATGTCCATATACCTGTGTTATGGACTCATTTAATTCCAGCAACAATGGAAGGTAAAGCTATTCATAACGTTCAAAACTCAATGTTCGCTATAGCTATTTCATATAGTATGGGCATGAGCCTAGATGATGTTAGAGATGGCTTAAGAACATTTGTGACATCATTCTATCAGGCTCCTGGTCGTATGAACTGGTTTGAGGAGCATCTATTTAAAGTGTTAATGGACTATGGACATAATCCAGCAGCTATAAAATTAGTTAGTCAAATGGTTGATAATATGGAGTTTGCTGGTAAGAAAATATGTGTTTTAGCTTCGCCAGGGGATAGAAGAGATCAAGATATTATCGAAATAGCAGCTACAGCGGCGCCTTATTATGACTACTTTATCTGTAATAGAGATGATGCTTTAAGAGGTAGAGCTCCAGATGAGGTGCCAAGAATTCTCAAAGAATCTTTAATTAGTTCAGGGGTTTCTGCAAATAATATAGAAACAATAGAAAGTGAAAAAGAAGCCGTAGATGCTGCTTTAGCTATGGCTGAAGAGGGTGATTTGGTTGTTATTTTTGCAGATAAACTAAAAAGAACTTGGAAGCAGATTATTTATTTTGATAAAGATAGCGAAGAAGTTTATAAAGATGAGAAGCCTGAAAAGAAAGAAATGTTCTCAGCATCTATAATAGCTCAAGATGCTAGTCTATCAGAAGAAATATCAGAAGTTATAAAAGCTGGTATTATTGCCGATGAGAGTGGTATAAGGGTTGTTTACGAAGAAGAGGATAATGACTAG